One window of Methanobacterium alkalithermotolerans genomic DNA carries:
- the hacA gene encoding homoaconitase large subunit produces MTMTMAEKILAKSAGKKETEAGEIVMANIDVAMTHDLTGPLSVESFEKIGTPQVWDPEKIVVIFDHQVPADSIDAANNHLIMREFVKSQNINNFYDVNEGVCHQILPEKGHIVPGELVVGTDSHTCTHGALGAFSTGIGSTDMAMVFSTGQLWFKVPETIRFEIEGNLKPHVYAKDVVLDIIGKVGADGATYKSCEFAGETVSNMSVSDRMVMCNMAIEMGGKTGLVEPDQKTLQYVQNHSSKSYEIMKTDLDAPSLEKMYIDVDELEPQIACPHNVDNVKGVSDVQGIEIDQVFLGSCTNGRISDLRDAAKILKGKKVNSGVRMLVIPASRDIYRKALDEGLMNIFVDAGVLVCNPCCGPCLGGHIGLLGPGEVSLSTSNRNFKGRQGSADAEVYLSSAAVAAASAITGKITDPR; encoded by the coding sequence ATGACCATGACCATGGCAGAAAAAATACTGGCTAAATCCGCCGGTAAAAAAGAAACTGAAGCAGGAGAAATTGTAATGGCAAATATTGACGTTGCAATGACTCACGATTTAACCGGACCTCTTTCAGTAGAGTCATTTGAAAAAATTGGAACCCCCCAGGTATGGGATCCTGAAAAAATAGTGGTCATTTTCGATCACCAGGTCCCTGCTGATTCCATTGATGCCGCTAATAATCACCTCATCATGAGAGAATTTGTAAAAAGTCAGAATATAAATAATTTTTACGATGTAAATGAAGGAGTTTGCCACCAGATATTACCTGAAAAAGGACATATAGTACCAGGAGAATTGGTAGTAGGAACAGACTCCCATACCTGTACCCACGGTGCTTTGGGCGCATTTTCAACCGGAATTGGATCTACGGATATGGCCATGGTATTTTCCACCGGCCAATTATGGTTTAAGGTTCCTGAAACAATTCGATTTGAGATTGAAGGAAATCTAAAACCCCATGTGTATGCTAAAGATGTAGTACTGGACATCATAGGAAAGGTTGGAGCAGATGGAGCCACCTATAAATCATGTGAATTTGCAGGAGAAACCGTAAGCAACATGTCTGTATCGGACCGTATGGTAATGTGTAATATGGCCATTGAAATGGGAGGTAAAACCGGTCTGGTGGAACCTGACCAAAAAACACTCCAGTATGTTCAAAATCACTCCTCCAAATCTTATGAAATTATGAAAACAGATTTAGATGCCCCTTCCCTGGAGAAGATGTATATTGATGTGGACGAACTGGAACCTCAAATCGCCTGTCCCCACAATGTGGATAATGTTAAGGGAGTAAGTGACGTGCAGGGAATAGAAATTGATCAGGTTTTCCTGGGATCCTGTACCAATGGAAGGATAAGTGACCTTCGTGATGCTGCAAAAATATTGAAGGGTAAAAAAGTAAATAGTGGTGTAAGAATGCTGGTAATCCCTGCTTCCAGAGATATATACCGTAAAGCACTGGATGAAGGATTAATGAATATCTTCGTAGATGCAGGAGTCCTGGTATGTAACCCCTGTTGTGGACCATGCTTAGGAGGTCATATTGGACTGCTGGGTCCTGGTGAAGTAAGCTTATCCACCTCTAACCGGAATTTTAAAGGGCGTCAGGGAAGTGCAGATGCAGAAGTATACCTTTCATCTGCAGCAGTAGCTGCTGCTTCAGCAATAACAGGGAAAATAACTGATCCCCGGTAA
- a CDS encoding 3-isopropylmalate dehydratase small subunit produces MKGKVWKFGDDIDTDIIIPGRYLVMRDPEELAEHVMEGLDPEFNKKVNKGDVILGGKNFGCGSSREHAPLALIGAGISAVIAESFARIFYRNSINVGLPLLEAPGISKHLENGDEIEIDMEKGVIRKINSKEEYPFQKLPEFMLEILEKGGLIPYVKEKMD; encoded by the coding sequence ATGAAAGGGAAAGTATGGAAGTTTGGAGATGACATTGATACAGACATCATAATTCCAGGGCGCTACCTGGTTATGAGAGACCCTGAAGAACTGGCTGAACATGTAATGGAAGGTTTAGATCCTGAATTTAATAAAAAAGTTAATAAGGGAGATGTTATATTAGGCGGTAAGAATTTTGGATGCGGTTCATCCCGGGAACACGCTCCGCTGGCTCTTATCGGGGCAGGGATATCCGCCGTCATTGCCGAATCATTTGCCCGGATTTTCTACCGGAACTCTATAAATGTGGGTTTACCCCTCCTGGAGGCTCCTGGAATATCAAAACATCTGGAAAATGGAGACGAAATAGAAATTGATATGGAAAAAGGTGTTATTCGAAAAATAAATTCTAAAGAAGAATATCCCTTCCAGAAGTTGCCAGAGTTTATGCTTGAAATTCTGGAAAAAGGTGGATTAATCCCCTATGTTAAGGAAAAGATGGACTAG
- a CDS encoding isocitrate/isopropylmalate family dehydrogenase produces the protein MYKISVIPGDGIGKEVMEATLHVMEALNLEFDYVYADAGDEYEEISGIALPPETIDIVRNSQACLFGAAGESAADVIVKMRQELDLYVNLRPVKSYPGTKSVFDDLDFVIVRENTEGMYIGLEEYTEEGAVAKRVITRRASERISRFAFDYAKKTGRKKVTAVHKANVLKKTDGVFKDSFYKVGEEYPDLEKEDFYVDATAMYFLTKPQIFDVLVTTNLFGDILSDEGAGLVGGLGLIPSANIGDKQGLFEPVHGSAPRHAGKGTANPAAMMLSAVLMLDYLEEHDEARKMEKALIDVLAEGKVVTGDLGGTASTMEMAAEVRKKLESLS, from the coding sequence ATGTATAAAATATCAGTTATACCTGGAGATGGAATTGGAAAAGAAGTAATGGAGGCTACCCTCCATGTAATGGAAGCTTTAAATCTGGAATTTGATTATGTCTATGCTGACGCCGGAGATGAATATGAAGAAATTAGTGGCATAGCTTTACCTCCGGAAACCATCGATATCGTTAGAAATTCACAGGCATGTCTTTTTGGAGCTGCAGGAGAATCAGCAGCAGATGTAATTGTTAAGATGAGGCAAGAGCTGGATTTATATGTTAATTTAAGACCAGTGAAATCTTATCCCGGTACCAAAAGTGTTTTTGATGATCTGGACTTTGTTATTGTGAGGGAAAATACAGAAGGAATGTACATCGGATTAGAGGAGTATACTGAGGAGGGTGCTGTGGCCAAGAGGGTTATTACTCGTCGGGCTTCAGAGAGGATATCCCGGTTTGCCTTTGATTATGCTAAAAAAACCGGGCGAAAAAAAGTAACCGCGGTACACAAAGCCAATGTTCTTAAAAAAACAGACGGTGTATTCAAAGATAGTTTCTACAAAGTAGGAGAAGAATACCCTGATTTGGAAAAAGAAGACTTCTATGTGGATGCCACCGCCATGTACTTTTTAACCAAACCACAAATATTCGACGTACTGGTTACCACCAACCTCTTTGGAGACATACTCTCAGATGAGGGAGCCGGACTGGTAGGAGGACTGGGACTAATACCATCAGCCAACATAGGAGACAAACAAGGACTATTCGAACCAGTACACGGATCAGCACCACGCCACGCAGGTAAGGGAACTGCTAACCCGGCAGCCATGATGCTTTCTGCAGTTTTAATGCTTGATTATTTGGAAGAACATGATGAAGCACGTAAAATGGAAAAAGCTCTAATTGATGTGCTGGCTGAAGGAAAAGTGGTAACTGGTGATTTAGGTGGAACTGCTTCTACCATGGAAATGGCAGCTGAGGTGAGAAAAAAATTGGAGTCCCTCTCTTAA
- a CDS encoding cysteine desulfurase: METADVRQDIPLLEDLIYLDAASTTPTPIPVVEAMCDYFYKYNANTGRGAYSMAVKATQKMAESRGKVAGFINALPEEVVFTKNTTEAINIVAQGLSFKKGDSLVVPNIEHHSNFLPWLNLKKKGVDVRVVKADADGILDPSKIEDAVDHTTRLITLTHVSNALGSRQDVEEIGKIAEEKGSLYMVDAAQSVGHIKIDVKKMKADFVAFPGHKGTLGPVGTGFLYCNPEEALNLESTILGGGTVSDVSESGYVLEEFPARFEAGTPNIAGFIGLGASIDYIKKIGLEKIEKHSKSSTRLLYDSLVELKNVTCYGDPQNIYGIVSFNINNMNPHDVAKILDEVKGICVRSGYHCAIPAIKHVGAYEKGGTVRASLHYYNTLEEIQVLADTVEEIAKTFGD; this comes from the coding sequence ATGGAAACTGCAGATGTACGTCAGGATATTCCCTTATTGGAAGATTTAATATATTTAGACGCAGCCAGTACCACGCCCACACCCATACCCGTAGTGGAGGCAATGTGTGATTACTTTTATAAATATAATGCTAATACTGGACGGGGAGCGTACTCCATGGCAGTTAAAGCCACCCAAAAAATGGCAGAGTCCCGGGGGAAAGTGGCGGGATTTATAAATGCTCTCCCGGAGGAAGTTGTTTTTACCAAGAATACCACCGAAGCCATAAATATTGTGGCCCAGGGGCTTTCATTTAAAAAAGGAGACTCTCTGGTAGTACCAAATATTGAACATCACTCCAATTTCCTTCCCTGGTTGAATCTTAAAAAAAAGGGAGTGGATGTAAGAGTAGTTAAAGCTGATGCAGATGGTATTCTGGATCCTTCGAAGATTGAAGATGCAGTGGACCATACTACCCGGCTTATAACCCTCACCCATGTTTCCAATGCTCTGGGATCACGGCAAGATGTGGAGGAGATAGGTAAAATTGCTGAAGAAAAAGGCAGCCTTTATATGGTGGATGCCGCCCAGTCAGTAGGCCATATAAAAATCGATGTAAAAAAAATGAAAGCAGATTTTGTAGCTTTTCCCGGGCATAAAGGAACTTTAGGTCCGGTAGGAACAGGATTTCTGTATTGCAACCCTGAAGAAGCTCTTAATCTTGAATCAACCATCCTGGGAGGAGGTACAGTAAGTGATGTATCTGAAAGTGGTTATGTGTTAGAAGAATTTCCAGCTCGTTTTGAAGCAGGTACTCCCAATATAGCTGGTTTTATTGGTTTAGGAGCATCTATAGATTATATTAAAAAGATAGGCCTGGAAAAAATTGAAAAGCATAGCAAAAGCAGTACCCGCTTACTCTATGATTCTCTGGTAGAATTGAAAAATGTGACCTGTTATGGTGACCCCCAAAACATTTATGGTATAGTATCCTTCAACATTAATAATATGAATCCACATGACGTGGCCAAAATACTGGATGAAGTTAAAGGAATCTGTGTGAGAAGTGGTTATCACTGTGCCATACCTGCAATAAAGCATGTTGGTGCTTATGAAAAAGGAGGAACTGTGCGTGCCTCACTGCATTATTACAATACCTTGGAAGAAATCCAGGTGCTAGCAGATACGGTGGAAGAAATAGCAAAAACGTTTGGAGATTAA
- the ribH gene encoding 6,7-dimethyl-8-ribityllumazine synthase: protein MVKFKLGAVVAEFNYDITHMMLELAKEHAKFLDSEITKVITVPGVFDMPLAIKKLLKEEDIDAVITLGAVIEGSTDHDQIVVQHASRKIADLALEYDKPVALGISGPGMTRLEAHQRVEYGKRAVEAAVKMCERLK from the coding sequence ATGGTTAAATTTAAATTAGGAGCAGTTGTAGCTGAATTTAATTATGATATAACTCATATGATGCTTGAACTGGCTAAAGAACATGCTAAATTTTTAGATTCGGAGATTACTAAAGTAATAACCGTTCCAGGAGTTTTTGATATGCCTCTGGCAATTAAAAAGCTTTTAAAGGAAGAAGACATTGATGCAGTAATAACTCTTGGGGCCGTTATTGAAGGTTCAACTGACCATGATCAGATAGTGGTGCAGCACGCTTCGCGTAAAATAGCAGATTTAGCCCTGGAATATGATAAACCAGTGGCTTTAGGAATATCAGGTCCTGGAATGACTCGTTTAGAAGCTCATCAGAGGGTTGAATACGGTAAACGTGCTGTAGAAGCTGCAGTAAAAATGTGTGAAAGGTTGAAGTAA
- the hisF gene encoding imidazole glycerol phosphate synthase subunit HisF, which yields MSTIKIMPCLDMKDGRVVKGVNFVELKDAGDPVENAIFYQEEGADELAILDISATLENRKTRLEWVKSVSDVTDIPLTVGGGISSLEDIELTFKAGADKVSINSAAVKNPELIKEASQKYGPERITVAIDGIRNSSLPSGFEVVVAGGKKPVGLDAVEWAKKCETLGAGVILPTSMDGDGTKGGYDLEFTSAISNAVKIPVIASGGAGKLNDFYDAVTEGGAEILLAASVFHYRILGIGELKEYLKDKGLDISL from the coding sequence ATGAGTACCATAAAAATTATGCCCTGCCTGGATATGAAAGACGGGCGGGTGGTAAAGGGAGTAAACTTTGTGGAATTAAAAGATGCAGGAGATCCGGTGGAAAATGCCATTTTCTACCAGGAAGAAGGGGCAGATGAACTGGCTATCCTGGACATTTCTGCTACTCTTGAAAACCGTAAAACTCGTCTTGAATGGGTAAAAAGTGTTTCAGATGTGACAGATATTCCTTTAACCGTGGGGGGAGGAATTTCATCTTTAGAAGATATAGAACTAACTTTTAAAGCCGGTGCTGACAAGGTGTCCATAAATAGTGCAGCGGTAAAAAATCCAGAGCTTATAAAAGAAGCTTCTCAAAAATACGGCCCTGAAAGGATAACTGTGGCTATTGATGGTATTCGTAATAGTAGTCTTCCATCAGGATTTGAAGTGGTGGTGGCTGGAGGTAAAAAGCCGGTGGGTCTGGATGCTGTGGAATGGGCCAAGAAATGTGAAACTTTAGGTGCAGGAGTTATCTTGCCCACCAGTATGGATGGAGATGGTACTAAAGGCGGTTATGATCTTGAATTTACATCTGCTATATCTAATGCTGTTAAAATTCCAGTTATTGCCTCTGGAGGAGCAGGTAAATTAAATGATTTTTATGATGCTGTTACTGAAGGCGGGGCGGAAATATTGCTTGCTGCTTCAGTATTTCATTACCGTATATTAGGTATCGGTGAATTAAAGGAATATTTAAAGGATAAAGGGCTGGATATATCCCTTTAA
- the mmp11 gene encoding methanogenesis marker protein 11 produces MEILTPKDLKEKFDDPWIAPYQKVLTLVDKDLVEIVEYHPCVSGSHWVVSQYQRSSDLILSSFRDGNKHVFLAKIGKTPLELKASVNAAGIEEVSVDKDEVKVVHAGLAGAGVGAAMCRGMAQGVKRIELYEVGGGSKLGKAAVVTPRMEKVVIGVDDTDTKEEGATWTMAHNMGMELAKQGFHYLDHVIIQLYPHNPHKTQNCVSVALTFGVNPGEKEKLVEKAVEILKRNTLSDKTAIAVLKGIQVPQDLRIYAEKAKKSMITVEESENVADNLNIELIEVTGAQGKIGALAALGLYDDVEEAVKVYY; encoded by the coding sequence ATGGAGATACTTACCCCTAAAGATTTAAAAGAAAAATTCGATGACCCCTGGATTGCCCCCTACCAGAAAGTGCTTACCCTGGTAGATAAGGATCTGGTGGAGATTGTAGAATACCATCCCTGTGTATCTGGTTCCCACTGGGTGGTAAGTCAATACCAGCGCAGCAGTGATTTAATCCTGTCCTCATTTCGGGATGGTAATAAACATGTTTTCCTGGCCAAAATAGGAAAAACACCCCTGGAATTAAAGGCCAGTGTTAATGCTGCCGGTATTGAAGAAGTTTCTGTGGATAAAGACGAGGTAAAGGTAGTTCATGCTGGTCTGGCTGGTGCGGGTGTAGGTGCTGCCATGTGCCGGGGAATGGCCCAGGGAGTAAAAAGAATAGAACTTTATGAAGTAGGAGGAGGCTCTAAGCTGGGTAAAGCAGCGGTGGTAACTCCTAGAATGGAAAAGGTAGTTATAGGTGTAGATGATACTGATACTAAAGAGGAAGGAGCTACCTGGACCATGGCCCATAATATGGGAATGGAGCTGGCTAAGCAGGGATTCCATTATTTGGACCATGTAATTATTCAGTTGTATCCACATAACCCCCATAAAACCCAAAACTGTGTTTCAGTGGCTCTAACTTTTGGAGTAAATCCTGGTGAAAAGGAAAAACTGGTTGAAAAAGCGGTTGAAATCTTAAAAAGGAATACTCTATCTGATAAAACTGCCATAGCAGTACTAAAAGGTATTCAGGTTCCACAAGATCTGAGAATTTATGCAGAAAAGGCTAAAAAATCAATGATTACTGTGGAAGAATCTGAAAATGTGGCTGATAATCTAAATATAGAATTGATAGAAGTTACAGGAGCCCAGGGAAAAATTGGGGCTCTGGCTGCTTTAGGACTGTATGATGATGTAGAAGAGGCAGTTAAAGTTTATTATTAA
- a CDS encoding glycosyltransferase — protein sequence MSWFILILLFLITSLKNKKPSAEMTVSVVIPAFNESKTVANVVKAALSLDYVTEVIVVDDGSQDNTGELAKNAGAKVFSHMRNLGKGSAIKTGFKVSKGDIIAFIDADLENISPKQVEKIIQPILEGKADITKTKFKRKAGRVTELTAKPLLNFFFPEIKFDQPLSGQFAGKRTSLSKIRFEEDYGVDVGIVLDADVQGLKIKEVDIGSIHHDMSTLTELNVVANEVVRTIVDRALEYGRVTMMDSLGRYIRMGILGISLASLGVFSLFFIRQVPPALGIIIGLIGVVIAAYYIVKLIKRSLNILWRKDGRTQSLKSFTYMHFPILVSSLILLAMLSTLLGAVSVDEGKISIEPASRNLIIWRNTTDNRTFDVRGPYTVDSALENEDTIIRSPKEALDTLGLKNDDKLFINGQGYVLKQPRPGEENILRIPREARLNLNVEIRETIPDGNIRKVFDNLYVQKALTLQGNVSENLTLEEGVIIKTNTQSARTIDIYMNGEKITSTRGILRNGTYNIFINEVRVRTITWNEDNPQLTYYAYWGSHELRVEILNTVNSDMEFATSSQGRFLNFYFNN from the coding sequence TTGTCCTGGTTTATATTGATTTTATTGTTTCTGATAACTTCATTAAAAAACAAAAAACCATCTGCAGAAATGACAGTATCAGTGGTCATTCCTGCATTTAATGAGAGTAAAACTGTAGCTAATGTGGTTAAGGCTGCTCTTTCCCTGGACTATGTTACTGAAGTAATAGTAGTTGATGATGGATCCCAGGACAACACCGGTGAGCTGGCAAAAAATGCAGGAGCTAAAGTTTTTTCTCATATGAGAAATCTAGGAAAAGGTTCTGCTATAAAAACTGGCTTTAAAGTTTCAAAAGGCGACATAATTGCATTTATTGACGCTGATCTGGAAAATATTTCTCCAAAACAGGTGGAAAAAATAATCCAGCCCATTTTAGAAGGAAAAGCAGATATTACCAAAACCAAGTTTAAAAGAAAAGCTGGAAGGGTGACAGAACTTACGGCCAAACCCCTTTTAAATTTTTTCTTTCCTGAAATCAAATTTGATCAACCTTTAAGTGGCCAATTTGCAGGTAAAAGAACATCTTTAAGCAAAATACGCTTTGAAGAAGACTATGGGGTTGATGTGGGTATAGTACTGGATGCTGATGTACAGGGTCTTAAAATAAAAGAAGTGGATATTGGCAGTATTCATCATGACATGTCAACCTTAACGGAACTCAATGTGGTGGCTAATGAAGTGGTACGCACTATTGTAGACCGGGCCCTGGAATATGGAAGGGTCACCATGATGGATTCGTTGGGAAGATATATCCGAATGGGTATTTTAGGCATTTCCCTGGCATCATTAGGTGTTTTTTCACTTTTCTTTATCAGACAGGTTCCCCCTGCTTTAGGAATTATTATAGGTCTGATTGGGGTGGTAATTGCTGCGTATTATATTGTAAAACTTATTAAAAGATCTTTAAATATTCTATGGAGAAAGGATGGCCGTACCCAGTCTTTAAAATCATTTACTTATATGCATTTTCCTATTCTGGTTTCCAGCCTTATACTGTTGGCCATGCTCTCCACTTTACTGGGAGCAGTTAGTGTGGATGAAGGGAAAATATCAATTGAACCTGCTTCCAGAAACCTTATAATCTGGAGAAATACCACTGATAACCGGACTTTTGATGTAAGGGGACCTTATACAGTGGATAGCGCCCTGGAAAATGAAGATACAATTATACGTTCCCCTAAAGAAGCTTTAGATACATTAGGACTCAAAAATGATGATAAATTATTTATTAATGGACAGGGCTATGTTCTAAAACAGCCCCGACCTGGAGAAGAGAATATTCTTCGAATCCCCCGGGAAGCCCGCTTAAACCTTAATGTAGAAATAAGAGAGACCATACCTGATGGAAATATACGCAAAGTATTTGATAATTTATATGTTCAAAAAGCTTTGACTCTGCAGGGAAATGTGTCTGAAAATTTAACCCTGGAAGAAGGTGTTATCATTAAGACCAACACTCAAAGTGCCAGAACAATTGATATTTACATGAATGGGGAAAAAATAACGTCTACCCGGGGTATACTCCGTAATGGCACCTACAATATATTCATTAATGAGGTGAGGGTTAGAACCATTACCTGGAATGAAGATAATCCCCAACTAACTTACTATGCCTACTGGGGCAGTCACGAATTAAGGGTAGAAATTTTAAACACAGTAAATTCAGACATGGAGTTTGCTACTTCCTCCCAGGGGAGGTTTTTGAATTTTTATTTTAATAATTAA
- the purE gene encoding 5-(carboxyamino)imidazole ribonucleotide mutase, with protein MKPKVMILLGSASDYNIAEKALDILEQLKIPYDLRVASAHRTHEKVKKIVLESTRQGVEVFIGIAGLSAHLPGIIAANTHRPVVGVPVDVKVGGLDALFASSQMPFPAPVATVGVDRGENGALLAAQIIGITDEEVRKRFSQLRESFYSKVERDENQLLNNMGGNYYFPADIDFTSKEEVKITEESASTDTPMVAVIPGSYSDMSVAKKTTNFLDRMDITYDLNVISPIRYPERFEKYMERMKDVKLFIAITGLSAHVTGAVVALSEKPVIGVPCPLRMGGLDSLLSMVNMPPGVPVGTVGVANGGNAAILAAEMLAIGNKELDNRVKRLKNKAIE; from the coding sequence ATGAAACCTAAAGTAATGATACTTCTAGGCAGTGCTTCTGATTATAATATTGCAGAAAAAGCACTCGATATTTTAGAACAGCTGAAAATACCATATGATTTAAGAGTAGCTTCTGCTCATAGAACACATGAAAAGGTAAAAAAAATCGTATTAGAATCTACCCGCCAAGGAGTAGAGGTTTTTATAGGGATTGCAGGACTTTCTGCTCACCTTCCAGGTATAATTGCCGCCAATACTCACCGCCCGGTGGTGGGGGTTCCAGTTGATGTTAAGGTAGGAGGGCTGGATGCCCTTTTTGCATCTTCACAGATGCCTTTCCCCGCACCGGTAGCCACAGTAGGAGTTGACCGTGGGGAAAATGGTGCTCTTCTGGCTGCTCAGATAATAGGTATAACTGACGAAGAAGTCAGAAAAAGATTTAGTCAGTTAAGAGAAAGCTTCTATAGTAAAGTAGAAAGAGATGAAAACCAACTATTGAATAATATGGGAGGGAATTACTATTTCCCCGCAGATATTGATTTCACCTCAAAAGAGGAAGTGAAGATTACAGAGGAATCTGCTTCAACAGATACTCCGATGGTAGCAGTTATTCCAGGAAGCTATTCAGATATGAGTGTAGCCAAGAAAACCACGAATTTTTTGGATAGAATGGATATAACCTATGATTTAAATGTTATCTCACCAATACGCTATCCTGAACGTTTTGAAAAGTACATGGAAAGAATGAAGGATGTTAAGCTATTTATTGCCATAACCGGTCTTTCAGCCCATGTTACAGGAGCGGTGGTGGCTTTAAGTGAAAAACCAGTTATTGGAGTACCCTGTCCTTTAAGGATGGGTGGACTTGACTCTCTTCTTTCCATGGTCAATATGCCTCCTGGTGTACCGGTTGGTACAGTGGGAGTGGCTAATGGTGGAAATGCTGCTATTTTAGCTGCTGAAATGCTGGCCATTGGTAATAAAGAGCTTGATAACCGGGTTAAAAGGTTGAAAAATAAGGCGATAGAATAA